The following are encoded together in the Vigna unguiculata cultivar IT97K-499-35 chromosome 2, ASM411807v1, whole genome shotgun sequence genome:
- the LOC114174297 gene encoding uncharacterized protein LOC114174297, which produces MVTKSLKQPRPLILHSLAKINALALLFSLHRSSTRVWVLPFFALTQPHSSISFFNPYRKSAPWSVVLTCLEVGYSASFFQMRELPVVIRVMEVPLLSSCWDRSRF; this is translated from the exons ATGGTGACAAAGTCCCTCAAGCAGCCAAGGCCTCTCATTCTACACTCGCTTGCCAAAATCAATGCTCTCgctcttctcttttctctccacaggagctctactagggtttgggTCTTACCCTTCTTTGCGTTAACTCAACCCCATTCTTCAATCTCATTCTTCAATCCAT ATCGTAAATCTGCTCCATGGTCGGTAGTACTCACTTGCTTGGAAGTAGGATATTCTGCTAGctttttccaa atgcgagaactccccgtggtcatcagggtgatggaggttccacTGCTTAGTTCGTGTTGGGACAGATCCCGCTTTTGA
- the LOC114173801 gene encoding protein PIN-LIKES 2, which produces MFAENTMTASHADLAAAIVPLLKLLCLTVIGLVLANPRMQFIPRATFKLLSKLVFALFLPCLIFTDLGESITLENFVDWWFIPVNVLVSTAIGCLLGFLVVIICKPPPELNRFTIIMTGFGNTGNLLLAVVGSVCHSDDNPFGKNCNTRGVTYVSLSQWVSVILVYTLVYHMMEPPMEYYEIVEEGAEIEEERALNDISRPLLVEAEWPGIEDKETEHSKTPFIARIFKSISGISPSNIPELEVTAESGGNSPKSIRCLAEPRVVRRIRIVAEQTPIQHILQPPTLASLLAIIVGTVPQLKAVFFGYDAPLSFITDTLEIVAAAMVPSVMLVLGGMLAEGPNESKLGLKTTIGITVARLLVLPVLGIGIVALSDKLNFLVDNDAMFKFVLLLQYTTPSAILLGAIASLRGYAVSEASALLFWQHIFALFSFSLYIVIYFRIIMYV; this is translated from the coding sequence ATGTTTGCTGAAAATACTATGACGGCTTCGCATGCGGATCTGGCAGCTGCTATAGTGCCATTGTTGAAGCTGCTTTGCCTAACAGTGATAGGGCTAGTTCTTGCAAACCCAAGAATGCAGTTCATTCCTAGAGCTACGTTTAAACTTCTTAGTAAACTTGTCTTTGCGCTGTTCTTGCCGTGCCTTATATTTACTGATCTAGGTGAAAGCATTACTCTTGAAAATTTTGTGGATTGGTGGTTTATCCCGGTCAATGTGCTAGTGAGTACAGCAATTGGATGCTTACTGGGGTTCTTAGTGGTGATCATATGTAAACCACCTCCAGAGTTAAACCGATTTACTATTATAATGACGGGATTTGGTAACACTGGAAACCTCCTCCTTGCTGTGGTTGGATCTGTTTGCCATAGTGATGATAATCCATTTGGGAAGAATTGCAACACTAGAGGGGTGACATATGTTTCATTATCTCAATGGGTTTCTGTTATTCTCGTATACACTCTTGTTTATCACATGATGGAACCTCCTATGGAGTATTACGAGATTGTTGAGGAAGGGGCTGAAATCGAGGAAGAACGAGCATTGAATGATATCAGTAGACCACTCCTTGTAGAAGCTGAGTGGCCTGGCATTGAGGATAAAGAGACTGAGCATTCTAAGACACCGTTTATTGCTAGGATATTTAAAAGCATTTCAGGTATATCTCCGTCCAATATTCCTGAGCTTGAAGTGACAGCAGAAAGTGGTGGGAATAGTCCAAAATCCATTAGGTGTTTGGCTGAACCTAGAGTTGTCAGGAGGATCAGAATTGTTGCTGAACAAACTCCCATTCAGCATATACTTCAACCCCCAACACTTGCCTCTCTGTTGGCTATTATTGTTGGCACAGTGCCTCAGCTTAAGGCTGTGTTCTTTGGGTATGATGCTCCGTTATCTTTCATTACAGACACTTTGGAGATTGTAGCAGCGGCAATGGTACCTTCTGTGATGCTTGTACTGGGGGGTATGCTTGCGGAAGGACCAAATGAGTCTAAACTGGGGCTTAAAACTACTATTGGTATTACTGTGGCAAGACTTCTGGTGCTTCCTGTCTTGGGAATTGGGATTGTGGCTTTGTCAGATAAGCTAAATTTCTTAGTTGATAATGATGCTATGTTCAAATTTGTGCTTTTGTTGCAGTACACTACACCAAGTGCTATTTTACTGGGAGCAATTGCCAGCTTAAGGGGTTATGCAGTTAGTGAAGCCTCAGCCCTTCTCTTCTGGCAGCATATATTCGCCCTTTTCTCCTTTTCATTGTACATCGTTATCTATTTCAGAATTATTATGTATGTGTGA